A single Triticum dicoccoides isolate Atlit2015 ecotype Zavitan chromosome 2A, WEW_v2.0, whole genome shotgun sequence DNA region contains:
- the LOC119355603 gene encoding ubiquitin-like-conjugating enzyme ATG10: protein MGGSSVCDGTLSLDEFNASAKALVTKWRGIDVDALPDWEWRPCCKMGVPSETEGFVALEGVYRIRAGGQVEESSDDPVPDDGAEHDTLVQSSRDNVHLYDFHIVYSFSYKVPVLYFQGLQAGGQLLTLDEIKKDLPPHSLQLLNKSKWTFITREEHPHLSRPWFTLHPCGTSDWMKLLLHKLGDKDRSLQYLPAWLSVAGQAVGLKIPLKLYCSS, encoded by the exons atgGGGGGCTCCTCCGTGTGCGACGGGACTCTGTCTCTCGACGAGTTCAACGCCTCAGCCAAGGCCCTGGTCACCAAGTGGAGGGGGATCGACGTCGACGCTCTTCCCGACTGGGAGTGGAGGCCTTGCTGCAAGATGGGGGTGCCATCTGAG ACAGAGGGGTTCGTAGCTCTTGAAGGAGTGTACCGAATTCGTGCAGGAGGCCAG GTTGAGGAGAGCAGTGACGACCCTGTCCCTGATGATGGTGCAGAGCATGATACCTTG GTTCAGAGCTCTAGGGATAATGTTCATCTTTATGATTTCCATATTGTCTACAGCTTTTCTTACAAGGTTCCGGTGCTATACTTTCAAGGCCTTCAGGCTG GTGGGCAGCTACTAACTTTAGATGAGATAAAAAAGGATCTTCCTCCTCACTCACTTCAGTTGTTAAACAAATCAAAGTGGACATTTATTACTCGAGAG GAGCATCCCCACCTAAGTAGGCCATGGTTCACCCTGCATCCATGTGGAACCAGTGACTGGATGAAGTTGCTTCTTCATAAACTGGGAGATAAGGATCGATCTCTGCAATACTTGCCAGCATGGTTATCTGTGGCCGGTCAGGCAGTAGGATTGAAAATCCCTCTTAAGCTTTATTGCAGTTCATAG
- the LOC119355601 gene encoding la protein 1-like isoform X1, with the protein MATTDAAAAPAAPAAAAAPAPAVSLDETKAKNVLRQVEFYFSDSNLPRDGFLRKTVEESEDGLASLALICSFAKMRSHLGLDATVKEDGVPETTVLAVAKVLRCSAALRVSEDGKRVGRANELLKPDEIIVQIDSRSIAVSPLPHNVKLEDVQSFFAQYGKVNSVRLPKHVSDKRQFCGTALVEFSEEDEANNIMNNKLSFAGADLEIKTKKEFDAEMEAKKEAYEKSHPNTHANKNGHDEGYPKGLILSFKLKRILADGDTEQNGGDKVDNSDDAKKEGASDSAEESGKASEEKAPENTDAKEEKSDDAEELKGSDAQSVKKDDKSLSENDKEPVSREDFKEYFAKFGTVRYVDFSKGDISGYLRFEESTAAEKARAFAALADEGGLVMKGHLVTLEPVSGQAEKDYWSGIKGGQGRFNNNNRSNRGGRDWKNNRGGGGRHHGGGKRGGRHSDNHERANKVQKLDSSP; encoded by the exons ATGGCGAccacagacgccgccgccgcccccgccgcccccgccgccgccgccgccccagcaccCGCGGTTTCCCTCGACGAGACCAAGGCAAAGAATGTCCTCCGCCAG GTGGAGTTCTACTTCAGCGACAGCAACCTCCCCCGCGACGGTTTCCTGCGGAAGACCGTCGAGGAGAGCGAGGATGGAT TGGCGAGCTTGGCTCTCATCTGCTCCTTCGCGAAGATGAGGTCGCACCTTGGCCTAGATGCCACCGTGAAGGAGGACGGCGTGCCAGAGACGACAGTGCTTGCGGTCGCCAAGGTGCTGCGGTGTTCTGCAGCCCTCCGTGTCTCCGAGGACG GGAAGAGAGTTGGGAGAGCAAACGAGTTGTTGAAGCCAGATGAGATTATAGTGCAAATTGACTCAAGGTCAATTGCTGTGTCACCACTTCCTCACAACGTAAAGCTGGAAGATGTTCAATCTTTCTTTGCTCAGTATGGCAAG GTTAACAGCGTAAGGCTACCAAAACATGTTTCTGACAAGAGGCAGTTCTGCGGCACAGCTTTGGTCGAATTTTCGGAAGAAGATGAAGCGAACAATATCATGAATAACAAACTTAGTTTTGCTGGAGCGGATCTGGAAATAAAAACAAA GAAGGAATTTGATGCTGAAATGGAGGCTAAGAAAGAAGCTTATGAGAAGTCGCACCCTAATACACACGCTAATAAGAACGGTCATGACGAAGG ATACCCAAAAGGTCTGATTCTGTCTTTCAAGCTGAAGAGAATTCTAGCTGATGGTGACACAGAACAAAATGGTGGGGACAAAGTTGATAATAGCGATGATGCCAAGAAGGAAGGGGCTTCTGACTCTGCGGAGGAATCGGGGAAAGCTTCTGAAGAGAAGGCCCCTGAGAACACTGATGCCAAGGAAGAGAAGTCAGATGATGCCGAGGAGTTGAAGGGGTCGGATGCACAATCTGTTAAAAAGGATGATAAAAGCCTTTCAGAAAATGACAAGGAACCAGTTTCAAGGGAGGACTTCAAAGAATATTTTGCCAAATTTGGCACAGTGCGG TACGTGGACTTCAGTAAGGGGGATATTTCAGGATACCTTAGGTTTGAGGAATCGACGGCTGCGGAAAAGGCCCGTGCATTTGCAGCTCTTGCGGATGAAGGTGGTTTGGTTATGAAGGGGCACCTTGTCACTTTGGAACCTGTGTCTG GACAAGCTGAGAAAGATTATTGGAGTGGAATAAAGGGCGGCCAAGGGAGATTCAATAACAATAATAGAAGCAACAGGGGAGGAAG GGACTGGAAGAACAACAGAGGTGGCGGCGGAAGGCACCACGGTGGTGGGAAGCGGGGTGGTCGCCACTCTGACAACCATGAAAGGGCTAACAAAGTCCAAAAGCTCGATTCGTCTCCTTAG
- the LOC119355602 gene encoding 6,7-dimethyl-8-ribityllumazine synthase, chloroplastic-like: MAASPATSSSAARATSFARLSNAPLRAPRAGAVSFPSPNSARPAALVADARASRLPVVAAAAAGHQRLMGSLTNTEGLRFAVVVARFNEIVTNLLLQGALEAFERYSIKAENVTVVSVPGSFEIPVAAQKLGKSGKYDAILCIGAVIRGDTTHYDAVANSAASGVLNAGLSAGVPCVFGVLTCDDMDQALNRAGGKAGNKGAETAITAIEMASLFRHHLA; the protein is encoded by the exons ATGGCGGCCTCACCGGCAACATCGTCCTCGGCCGCGAGGGCCACCTCCTTCGCGCGGCTATCGAACGCGCCCCTGCGCGCTCCCAGAGCCGGCGCCGTCTCGTTCCCGTCTCCCAACTCCG CTCGTCCGGCCGCGCTGGTCGCGGATGCTCGGGCTTCCCGGCTCCCCGTCGTGGCCGCAGCCGCCGCGGGGCACCAGCGGCTGATGGGGTCGCTGACCAACACCGAGGGGCTCAGGTTCGCCGTG GTTGTGGCACGGTTCAATGAGATAGTGACCAACTTGCTTCTGCAGGGGGCTCTAGAGGCATTCGAGCGATACTCTATCAAAGCAGAAAATGTCACT GTAGTTAGTGTTCCTGGCAGCTTTGAAATTCCTGTTGCAGCACAGAAGCTTGGGAAGTCTGGAAAGTATGATGCAATTTTGTGCATTGGGGCTGTG ATTAGAGGTGACACAACCCACTATGATGCTGTTGCAAACTCTGCTGCTTCTGGTGTACTCAATGCTGGATTGTCTGCTG GCGTCCCCTGCGTATTTGGTGTTCTGACCTGTGATGACATGGACCAG GCGCTAAACCGTGCTGGTGGCAAGGCTGGAAACAAAGGTGCTGAGACCGCCATAACTGCT ATCGAGATGGCCTCACTGTTTCGGCATCACTTAGCCTGA
- the LOC119355601 gene encoding la protein 1-like isoform X2 translates to MATTDAAAAVAPAPAVSLDETKAKNVLRLVEFYFSDSNLPRDGFLRKTVEESEDGLASLALICSFAKMRSHLGLDATVKEDGVPETTVLAVAKVLRCSAALRVSEDGKRVGRANELLKPDEIIVQIDSRSIAVSPLPHNVKLEDVQSFFAQYGKVNSVRLPKHVSDKRQFCGTALVEFSEEDEANNIMNNKLSFAGADLEIKTKKEFDAEMEAKKEAYEKSHPNTHANKNGHDEGYPKGLILSFKLKRILADGDTEQNGGDKVDNSDDAKKEGASDSAEESGKASEEKAPENTDAKEEKSDDAEELKGSDAQSVKKDDKSLSENDKEPVSREDFKEYFAKFGTVRYVDFSKGDISGYLRFEESTAAEKARAFAALADEGGLVMKGHLVTLEPVSGQAEKDYWSGIKGGQGRFNNNNRSNRGGRDWKNNRGGGGRHHGGGKRGGRHSDNHERANKVQKLDSSP, encoded by the exons ATGGCGACaacagacgccgccgccgccgtcgccccagcCCCCGCGGTTTCCCTCGACGAGACCAAGGCAAAGAATGTCCTCCGCCTG GTGGAGTTCTACTTCAGCGACAGCAACCTCCCCCGCGACGGTTTCCTGCGGAAGACCGTCGAGGAGAGCGAGGATGGAT TGGCGAGCTTGGCTCTCATCTGCTCCTTCGCGAAGATGAGGTCGCACCTTGGCCTAGATGCCACCGTGAAGGAGGACGGCGTGCCAGAGACGACAGTGCTTGCGGTCGCCAAGGTGCTGCGGTGTTCTGCAGCCCTCCGTGTCTCCGAGGACG GGAAGAGAGTTGGGAGAGCAAACGAGTTGTTGAAGCCAGATGAGATTATAGTGCAAATTGACTCAAGGTCAATTGCTGTGTCACCACTTCCTCACAACGTAAAGCTGGAAGATGTTCAATCTTTCTTTGCTCAGTATGGCAAG GTTAACAGCGTAAGGCTACCAAAACATGTTTCTGACAAGAGGCAGTTCTGCGGCACAGCTTTGGTCGAATTTTCGGAAGAAGATGAAGCGAACAATATCATGAATAACAAACTTAGTTTTGCTGGAGCGGATCTGGAAATAAAAACAAA GAAGGAATTTGATGCTGAAATGGAGGCTAAGAAAGAAGCTTATGAGAAGTCGCACCCTAATACACACGCTAATAAGAACGGTCATGACGAAGG ATACCCAAAAGGTCTGATTCTGTCTTTCAAGCTGAAGAGAATTCTAGCTGATGGTGACACAGAACAAAATGGTGGGGACAAAGTTGATAATAGCGATGATGCCAAGAAGGAAGGGGCTTCTGACTCTGCGGAGGAATCGGGGAAAGCTTCTGAAGAGAAGGCCCCTGAGAACACTGATGCCAAGGAAGAGAAGTCAGATGATGCCGAGGAGTTGAAGGGGTCGGATGCACAATCTGTTAAAAAGGATGATAAAAGCCTTTCAGAAAATGACAAGGAACCAGTTTCAAGGGAGGACTTCAAAGAATATTTTGCCAAATTTGGCACAGTGCGG TACGTGGACTTCAGTAAGGGGGATATTTCAGGATACCTTAGGTTTGAGGAATCGACGGCTGCGGAAAAGGCCCGTGCATTTGCAGCTCTTGCGGATGAAGGTGGTTTGGTTATGAAGGGGCACCTTGTCACTTTGGAACCTGTGTCTG GACAAGCTGAGAAAGATTATTGGAGTGGAATAAAGGGCGGCCAAGGGAGATTCAATAACAATAATAGAAGCAACAGGGGAGGAAG GGACTGGAAGAACAACAGAGGTGGCGGCGGAAGGCACCACGGTGGTGGGAAGCGGGGTGGTCGCCACTCTGACAACCATGAAAGGGCTAACAAAGTCCAAAAGCTCGATTCGTCTCCTTAG